The nucleotide window CCATCTTCACTCAAAATAACTTGCAGCAAACTTGGAAAACTTCaaataaatggaaaaaaatgaggaagaaaaaaacaaaactctcaAAACTCTGGAGAAGAAAAAAGATTTGAGACTCAAATGAGCAAGAATCGATTTCAaacaaatcagaaaaaaaatacaGGATGACAGTAGAATACAATAGACTCAAATCAAACAGTAGAAGAAGCAAACGCAGCAAGAGCGTTAGCTTGAGAAGGAGGTAGACCACTTATGAAAGGATGCAACTGATCCCCATAAACCGATATCAGGTGGGAGAAAGTTCTGCCTACTATTGCTTTCACTTCAACTTTCTCCACTGGCGACTCCACCACTTGCCCAAATATTCTTACCAGGTCCGGTACATGAGGTATTATCTGATTTTGCATCCCAACACCCACCAGAGGATTAAACCAAACCCGAGAACAAAAAATTACAtgggagaaagagaaagaaaataatacCTGTGGATTGGATGCTAAAACAAGCGAGTATATACAACTGTATACAGCCATGGACTCCTCTTGATCTTCCTTTAGAGGTAGACCTCTTAACAAAACTGGAAGTACCTGGATCATATATATTAACTCAGGGAATGAGTACAATGGTTTCATAAGGTTAGCAACATAAATATACAAGAAACTAGCCTATCCTGAGATCAATCATACTTGATTTAGTGGGACTAATTCAGGATGAACAAGAATCATCCTCGCCGTAGCACCTGCTGCATTATCCCTAACAGCGAGGTCTGTTTCTGACTCCCCAAAAAGCGGGTTAAGTCCACGTAGCACATCACCGAAATATCTGGTATTGAATCAAGGGAAGACAAATATGGCATGTGCTGAAAAAGTCAATGGacaaaaaatctttattatGCCTTCAGTATAGTTGAAGTGTCAAAACACGAAAAGGATACTTGAGAGCAGTTTCACCCCCGTTTTTGCATAGCTCTCCAACACAGAAAGCTGCATTTCTTTTATTGgttgcatgagttgatcccaaTTCTTTGAGCACCAAAGGCATTATCCTctgcagaaaaagaaaaaataatccCAATTAATTGGTTGGTTCTAATACACAGCTCAAACACCAAGAAACAATCATATGGAACATAAGTTGAGGAAAATCACATCGACATAGGCAGAGATTGGAGCACCCATGTCTTGAGCAACTTCGGCAAGACAAGCAACAACCATTGTCCTGTCCTGGTCGGGACGTCTAGCTTTCTACAAACAAAAGAAGTGAAAGAGTAAGTGTCTAAACTTCAATGAAAGAAGTTATGGCAATGACTGCTGCAGTCACTAAATACCCACCGCAAATTTCATCAACGGCTCAAAGAGTTTTGCAAAGACGGGTTCGAAATGAGACCCCATACACTTAGCAAAGGCGGGGAGGAGGTCAGAAACTGCATCCATGAGGACCTCATCATGtccaacatcatcatcatcatcactctcGTCTTCTACTTGCTGGCAAGCTGCTTTCTCCGTCAGCAGTAGCAATGTCGCATCAACAAGGGGCGATAGATCTACAAAAACAATGTCGTCAGCACAGTATACAagagttttaaaatttgaatatcctgaagtaacctttttttttataaaattgaatcCAACAAGTAAAGAGACACCCACAATTTTGAATGGCTGCGTAACCATAATCCTTCATGATGTCTGCAATGCTCAAGCAAGCCTGAGCAACAACCTCCTTATCGTCATCATCAGCCATggttttgatataaatattcataactGTGTCTGCGGTGCACAAAAACTATCTCAGTATCTTCTAAAGTCATGCTTGTTGTTAATGAGAAGGCAAAAGGTGCTGCCTAATGTGGATTACCAAGAATTTCATTTGCCTTCCCAGTTCCATCCTAAATGAGAACCAAATAAtcagaaaaaggaaaaactagAAGAGAGGTGTGGAGAGAAAGATAGAGAGATTCAAGATCAAGTCCCTTACATTATGAG belongs to Raphanus sativus cultivar WK10039 unplaced genomic scaffold, ASM80110v3 Scaffold3783, whole genome shotgun sequence and includes:
- the LOC130506917 gene encoding uncharacterized protein LOC130506917, encoding MNIYIKTMADDDDKEVVAQACLSIADIMKDYGYAAIQNYLSPLVDATLLLLTEKAACQQVEDESDDDDDVGHDEVLMDAVSDLLPAFAKCMGSHFEPVFAKLFEPLMKFAKARRPDQDRTMVVACLAEVAQDMGAPISAYVDRIMPLVLKELGSTHATNKRNAAFCVGELCKNGGETALKYFGDVLRGLNPLFGESETDLAVRDNAAGATARMILVHPELVPLNQVLPVLLRGLPLKEDQEESMAVYSCIYSLVLASNPQIIPHVPDLVRIFGQVVESPVEKVEVKAIVGRTFSHLISVYGDQLHPFISGLPPSQANALAAFASSTV